From one Candidatus Rhodoluna planktonica genomic stretch:
- a CDS encoding isoprenyl transferase, translating to MSSLIYRIYERKLESELNPSELPRHVAVMLDGNRRWAERRPGAKASHGHAAGAQKIQEFLNWCDEIGIGFVTLYMLSTDNLVKRDSAELNALLKIIAAVAENLALQNRWKLRLVGDREALPLDLRTALELAESQTQDVSGPTVNLAVGYGGRREIADAFRSILQRELAAGRSIEQIAQELSEETITEHLYTGGQPDPDLIIRTSGEQRLSGFLLWQSTNSELYFEEALWPDFRKVDFLRALRVYASRHRRFGG from the coding sequence GTGTCTAGTCTGATTTATCGCATCTACGAGCGAAAACTCGAAAGTGAGCTCAACCCAAGTGAGCTTCCTCGCCACGTTGCCGTGATGTTAGATGGAAATCGTCGCTGGGCAGAACGTAGGCCTGGGGCCAAGGCTAGCCACGGACACGCCGCTGGTGCTCAAAAAATACAAGAGTTTCTGAACTGGTGCGACGAAATCGGAATTGGTTTTGTCACCCTGTACATGCTTTCGACCGACAATTTAGTTAAGCGAGACAGTGCCGAATTAAACGCGCTGTTGAAAATTATTGCAGCGGTCGCAGAAAACTTGGCCCTGCAAAATCGTTGGAAACTGAGACTGGTTGGCGATCGGGAAGCATTGCCACTAGATTTGCGAACCGCTCTTGAGTTAGCAGAATCTCAGACTCAGGATGTATCTGGACCAACCGTGAATTTAGCGGTTGGTTATGGTGGTCGGCGTGAAATTGCGGATGCCTTTAGGTCGATCCTGCAGCGTGAATTAGCCGCCGGCAGAAGTATCGAGCAAATTGCGCAAGAGCTCAGTGAAGAGACAATCACCGAGCATTTGTATACCGGAGGTCAACCAGACCCAGACTTGATTATTCGAACTTCTGGAGAACAGCGGCTATCTGGATTTTTACTTTGGCAGAGCACCAACTCTGAGCTCTATTTTGAAGAGGCGCTGTGGCCAGATTTTCGTAAGGTCGATTTTCTGCGTGCTCTTCGCGTCTACGCGTCACGCCACCGCCGTTTCGGCGGTTAG
- a CDS encoding PhoH family protein: MGKSPVATSKTVSLKTEKAQATRTYILDTSVLLSDPKAIFKFKEQEVVIPIIVINELEKKRHDPEIGYYARTALRILDDLRERHERLDFPMQVGEGGTLRVELNHIDQSVLPTGFQLGDNDSRILACAFNLASEGANVTVVSKDLPMRVKASALGMSAEEYRNDQVADSGWTGIEEIALSSEEISDLYDTEIIKHPAAANLPVNTGLIISSERGHALARVEKGSKIKLVRGDRDVFGVHGRSAEQRLAIDLLLDPEVGIVSLGGRAGTGKSAMALCAALEAVLERRQHKKIIVFRPIFAVGGQELGYLPGSENEKMNPWGQAVFDTLGALVSKEVIEHIVDRGIIEILPLTHIRGRSLHDAFVIVDEAQSLERNVLLTVLSRIGQNAKVVLTHDVAQRDNLRVGRHDGIAAVVESLKGHELFAHVTLTRSERSAIAALVTDLLDQ; this comes from the coding sequence ATGGGGAAATCACCGGTGGCAACATCCAAGACAGTTAGTTTGAAAACTGAAAAAGCTCAGGCTACAAGAACCTACATTCTCGATACCTCAGTACTGCTTTCAGATCCAAAGGCAATCTTCAAGTTCAAAGAGCAAGAGGTTGTCATTCCAATCATCGTCATAAACGAATTGGAAAAGAAAAGACACGATCCTGAAATTGGCTACTATGCCCGAACAGCACTTCGAATACTGGACGACCTACGAGAAAGACACGAGCGCTTAGATTTTCCAATGCAGGTTGGCGAAGGTGGAACCCTGCGAGTAGAGCTGAACCACATTGACCAGTCAGTGTTACCTACTGGCTTTCAGCTCGGTGACAACGACAGCCGCATCCTGGCCTGTGCCTTCAACTTGGCCTCTGAGGGTGCCAACGTAACCGTGGTTTCTAAAGACTTGCCGATGCGAGTTAAAGCATCTGCCCTTGGCATGAGCGCAGAAGAATACCGAAACGATCAGGTCGCCGACTCTGGATGGACGGGAATTGAGGAAATAGCGCTCAGTTCAGAAGAAATATCTGACCTTTACGACACTGAAATTATCAAGCACCCGGCCGCAGCAAACTTACCCGTTAACACGGGACTCATCATCAGTTCAGAGCGCGGTCACGCGCTGGCTAGAGTTGAAAAAGGCAGCAAGATAAAACTTGTTCGCGGTGATCGTGATGTATTTGGTGTGCATGGCAGATCAGCCGAGCAGCGGTTGGCTATTGATCTGCTGCTAGATCCAGAGGTCGGTATTGTGTCGCTTGGTGGTCGTGCCGGTACCGGTAAATCTGCGATGGCACTGTGCGCGGCCCTTGAAGCAGTGCTCGAGCGCCGCCAGCACAAGAAAATTATTGTTTTCCGACCAATCTTTGCAGTTGGTGGGCAAGAGCTGGGTTATCTGCCCGGTAGCGAAAACGAAAAGATGAACCCTTGGGGGCAGGCGGTTTTCGACACCCTCGGTGCTTTGGTTTCCAAGGAAGTAATCGAGCACATTGTCGATCGAGGGATTATCGAGATTTTGCCGTTGACGCACATCCGAGGACGGTCGCTGCACGACGCGTTCGTGATAGTCGACGAAGCTCAGTCGCTGGAACGAAATGTGCTGCTCACCGTGCTTTCGCGAATCGGTCAAAACGCAAAAGTAGTGTTGACCCACGATGTGGCTCAGCGAGACAACCTTCGAGTCGGCAGACACGATGGTATTGCAGCCGTTGTCGAGAGTCTGAAGGGGCACGAGCTCTTCGCTCACGTAACTCTGACCCGAAGCGAGCGCAGTGCCATTGCTGCCTTGGTAACCGACCTACTAGATCAATAG
- a CDS encoding prepilin peptidase, which produces MQFFFEWHWLGACYLALVAVPLAVIDWQSHRLPNKLVLPSFAVTGLGFLAALTQGFAMALVLQALLLSVATFVFGLIANRFASLGMGDVKLLAAISLAFGWQSTMVIIWVIAIAMTLAAFYILTKFFSGAIKMGQSIALGPFLLLALVIVQGWSLTAHQVPYLAAPW; this is translated from the coding sequence ATGCAGTTTTTCTTTGAGTGGCACTGGTTAGGCGCCTGCTATCTAGCTCTAGTTGCTGTGCCGCTAGCAGTTATCGACTGGCAAAGTCATCGCTTGCCAAACAAATTAGTCCTGCCTAGTTTTGCTGTCACCGGTTTAGGTTTTCTAGCAGCGTTGACCCAGGGCTTTGCTATGGCTCTTGTGCTGCAAGCGCTGCTTCTGTCCGTAGCAACTTTCGTTTTTGGTTTGATAGCCAACCGATTCGCGTCCTTGGGTATGGGCGATGTCAAATTACTGGCTGCAATTTCGCTAGCTTTTGGCTGGCAATCAACCATGGTGATTATCTGGGTAATCGCTATCGCGATGACACTTGCGGCTTTTTATATCTTGACCAAATTTTTTAGCGGGGCAATAAAAATGGGCCAGAGCATTGCGCTCGGCCCATTTTTATTACTGGCTTTGGTTATAGTCCAGGGCTGGTCATTGACAGCACATCAAGTGCCTTATCTAGCTGCTCCATGGTGA
- a CDS encoding class II fumarate hydratase yields the protein MGEVKVPINALYRAQTQRAVENFPISGTTLEREHIAALARIKKAAALANQKLGVLSAEIATAIASAADLVILGQHDDQFPVDIFQTGSGTSSNMNMNEVLATLATNSLGSNVHPNDHVNASQSSNDVFPTSVHVAVTAALINDLLPALDYLAKALEEKRDLWKSVVKAGRTHLMDATPVTLGQEFGGYAAQIRYAIERVESTIGRVAEVPLGGTAVGTGINTPKGFPQEVIRILAEETGLPVTEARDHFEAQGARDALVEASGALRVLAVSLTKINNDLRWMGSGPNAGIAELHIPDLQPGSSIMPGKVNPVVPEAVMMVCARVIGNDATTAWAGASGNFELNVAIPVMGNALLESIRLLSNSMRLLADKTVAGLEANEQRARALAESSPSIVTPLNKFIGYEAAAKIAKHSVAKQITVREATIELGYVDGEKLTMEQLDKALDVLSMTSPGL from the coding sequence ATGGGCGAAGTAAAGGTCCCAATCAACGCCCTGTACCGAGCACAAACTCAACGTGCTGTTGAGAACTTTCCAATCTCGGGAACCACTCTGGAACGGGAGCACATCGCTGCTCTAGCCAGAATCAAGAAAGCGGCTGCGCTGGCAAATCAAAAATTAGGTGTTCTCAGTGCCGAGATCGCTACTGCAATTGCCTCAGCAGCCGATCTTGTGATTTTAGGACAACACGACGACCAGTTCCCGGTTGACATTTTCCAGACCGGAAGCGGCACATCCTCGAACATGAACATGAATGAGGTGCTTGCCACGCTAGCCACCAACTCTTTGGGTTCGAATGTTCACCCCAACGATCACGTGAACGCATCGCAGTCTTCAAACGATGTTTTCCCAACCTCAGTTCACGTTGCCGTTACGGCTGCGCTGATCAATGATCTGCTGCCAGCTCTTGACTACCTGGCTAAAGCACTCGAAGAAAAGCGTGATTTGTGGAAATCAGTGGTTAAGGCCGGACGCACTCACCTGATGGATGCCACCCCAGTCACCCTGGGTCAGGAATTCGGTGGTTACGCTGCCCAAATTCGCTACGCCATCGAACGAGTCGAAAGCACTATTGGCCGAGTGGCTGAGGTTCCTTTGGGCGGCACAGCTGTCGGCACCGGAATCAACACCCCCAAAGGTTTCCCTCAAGAAGTGATTCGTATTTTGGCTGAGGAAACCGGCCTTCCGGTGACCGAGGCGCGCGACCACTTTGAGGCCCAGGGCGCACGAGACGCACTGGTCGAAGCCTCAGGCGCGCTGAGAGTGCTGGCTGTCAGCCTAACCAAAATCAATAACGACCTTCGTTGGATGGGCTCAGGTCCGAACGCCGGAATCGCCGAGCTACACATCCCAGATTTGCAGCCAGGCTCGTCAATCATGCCGGGCAAGGTTAACCCTGTTGTTCCCGAAGCGGTCATGATGGTTTGCGCGCGAGTAATTGGCAACGACGCAACCACCGCATGGGCCGGTGCCAGCGGAAACTTCGAATTGAATGTGGCTATCCCGGTCATGGGAAATGCCCTGCTCGAGTCAATTCGCCTGTTATCGAACTCGATGCGTTTGCTCGCTGACAAGACGGTAGCCGGCCTTGAAGCCAACGAACAGCGCGCTCGCGCCTTGGCCGAGTCAAGCCCGTCAATTGTTACCCCTTTGAACAAATTCATCGGCTACGAGGCTGCCGCCAAGATCGCCAAGCACTCGGTGGCTAAGCAAATCACCGTGCGTGAGGCCACCATCGAACTTGGTTATGTTGACGGCGAGAAGCTCACCATGGAGCAGCTAGATAAGGCACTTGATGTGCTGTCAATGACCAGCCCTGGACTATAA